In Oryza sativa Japonica Group chromosome 3, ASM3414082v1, one DNA window encodes the following:
- the LOC4334609 gene encoding uncharacterized protein isoform X1 has translation MSGAGGTADFFYREAQRLGYVARSAFKLIQIQKQHKLIAPGAAVLDLGCAPGAWLQVACQNLGPLEKGGVIVGVDVKKVKVPSAHCDSRVRTVCADVMALMKQQARAMSPQERGFSVILSDMCPVVSGITTKDAAISCELGMRALSLAVGKMKAKDSDCIAILEKFQSSTEPDPDEDGILRRGGSLVIKFLENEDIPGFGKFCKEKFKKVSLLRPKATRSSSREIFMVCEGLR, from the exons ATGAGCGGCGCGGGCGGCACCGCCGACTTCTTCTACCGCGAGGCGCAGCGCCTCGGCTACGTCGCCCGCTCCGCGTTCAAG CTGATCCAGATACAGAAGCAGCACAAGCTCAtcgcccccggcgccgccgtcctcgacctCGGCTGCGCCCCCGGCGCGTGGCTCCAG GTGGCGTGCCAGAACCTGGGTCCGCTCGAGAAGGGCGGGGTGATCGTCGGCGTCGATGTCAAG AAGGTGAAGGTTCCATCTGCGCACTGTGACTCGAGGGTCAGGACCGTTTGCGCCGATGTGATGGCTCTGATGAAGCAGCAAGCTCGGGCAATGTCGCCACAG GAACGAGGATTCTCTGTAATATTGTCAGACATGTGCCCAGTAGTTTCTGGAATTACAACCAAAGATGCGGCTATATCTTGCGAGCTGGGCATGCGTGCTCTTTCATTGGCAGTTGGTAAGATGAAAGCAAAAGATTCAGATTGCAttgcaattttagagaagtttcAGAGCTCCACTGAGCcagatcctgatgaagatggcaTTCTCCGTCGTGGAGGCAGCCTTGTAATTAAGTTTCTTGAGAATGAGGATATACCAG GTTTTGGCAAATTTTGCAAAGAGAAGTTCAAGAAAGTGTCCTTATTGAGACCCAAGGCGACAAGATCTAGTTCGAGGGAGATTTTCATGGTCTGTGAAGGTTTACGGTAG
- the LOC4334609 gene encoding uncharacterized protein isoform X2, with protein sequence MSGAGGTADFFYREAQRLGYVARSAFKLIQIQKQHKLIAPGAAVLDLGCAPGAWLQNLGPLEKGGVIVGVDVKKVKVPSAHCDSRVRTVCADVMALMKQQARAMSPQERGFSVILSDMCPVVSGITTKDAAISCELGMRALSLAVGKMKAKDSDCIAILEKFQSSTEPDPDEDGILRRGGSLVIKFLENEDIPGFGKFCKEKFKKVSLLRPKATRSSSREIFMVCEGLR encoded by the exons ATGAGCGGCGCGGGCGGCACCGCCGACTTCTTCTACCGCGAGGCGCAGCGCCTCGGCTACGTCGCCCGCTCCGCGTTCAAG CTGATCCAGATACAGAAGCAGCACAAGCTCAtcgcccccggcgccgccgtcctcgacctCGGCTGCGCCCCCGGCGCGTGGCTCCAG AACCTGGGTCCGCTCGAGAAGGGCGGGGTGATCGTCGGCGTCGATGTCAAG AAGGTGAAGGTTCCATCTGCGCACTGTGACTCGAGGGTCAGGACCGTTTGCGCCGATGTGATGGCTCTGATGAAGCAGCAAGCTCGGGCAATGTCGCCACAG GAACGAGGATTCTCTGTAATATTGTCAGACATGTGCCCAGTAGTTTCTGGAATTACAACCAAAGATGCGGCTATATCTTGCGAGCTGGGCATGCGTGCTCTTTCATTGGCAGTTGGTAAGATGAAAGCAAAAGATTCAGATTGCAttgcaattttagagaagtttcAGAGCTCCACTGAGCcagatcctgatgaagatggcaTTCTCCGTCGTGGAGGCAGCCTTGTAATTAAGTTTCTTGAGAATGAGGATATACCAG GTTTTGGCAAATTTTGCAAAGAGAAGTTCAAGAAAGTGTCCTTATTGAGACCCAAGGCGACAAGATCTAGTTCGAGGGAGATTTTCATGGTCTGTGAAGGTTTACGGTAG